The Campylobacter concisus genome window below encodes:
- the gyrA gene encoding DNA gyrase subunit A — protein sequence MKDNLLELTQDIASVDIEESIKTSYLDYSMSVIVGRALPDARDGLKPVHRRILYAMDNLGVGSRSAYMKSARIVGEVIGKYHPHGDTAVYDALVRMAQKFSMRYPVVDGQGNFGSIDGDSAAAMRYTEARMTMLTEELLKDIDKDTVDFVPNYDDREVEPDVLPSRVPNLLLNGSSGIAVGMATNIPPHSLDELIDGLLLLLENKEATLEEVMEFIKGPDFPTGGIIFGKKGIIEAYRTGRGRVKLRAKTHIEKKPNKDVIVIDELPYQTNKARLIEQIAELVKDKQIEGISEVRDESDKDGIRVVIELKRDAMSDIVLNNLFKSTTMESTFGVIMLAINNKEPKVFNLIELLKLFLNHRKTVIIRRTIFELEKARARAHILEGLKIALDNIDEVIELIRNSADTAVAREGLMSKFNLSELQANAILDMRLSKLTGLEREKLEAELAELMAEIARLDEILKSETLLENLIKEELLEIKNKFKVPRVTEIVDDYDDIDIEDLIPNENMVVTITHRGYIKRVPSKQYEKQKRGGKGKVAVTTYDDDFIESFFTSNTHDTLMFVTDRGQLYWLKVYKIPEGSRTAKGKAVVNLIQLQPDEKIKAIIPTTDFDESKSLAFFTKNGIVKRTNLSEFKNIRSVGVRAISLDENDELVTALIAQTYDDMPVTDPENELSVETEVLEIEELQNEIDEDNVNAEEDANSSDETMLFVVTKKGMCLKFKISKVRQMGRTARGVTGIKFKEPGDEVVGAAVIESNDQEILSISQKGIGKRTTADEYRLTNRGGKGVICMKLTSRTGDLVGVVMVDEEQDLMALTSSGKMIRVDMQSIRKAGRNTSGVIVVNVDGDDVVSIARCPKADDGEDEEEAPSEDMGLLE from the coding sequence ATGAAAGACAATCTACTTGAATTAACCCAAGATATCGCGTCTGTTGATATCGAAGAGTCAATAAAAACTAGCTATCTTGACTACTCCATGAGTGTCATTGTGGGACGTGCTTTGCCTGATGCTAGAGACGGACTAAAGCCAGTTCACAGAAGAATTTTGTATGCTATGGACAATCTTGGCGTTGGTAGCAGAAGCGCCTATATGAAGTCAGCTCGTATCGTCGGTGAAGTTATCGGTAAGTACCACCCACACGGCGATACGGCGGTTTATGACGCACTTGTTCGTATGGCTCAGAAATTTTCTATGCGTTATCCAGTCGTTGATGGACAAGGAAACTTTGGCTCGATAGATGGCGACAGTGCAGCTGCGATGCGTTATACCGAAGCTAGAATGACAATGCTTACCGAAGAGCTTTTAAAAGATATTGACAAAGACACGGTTGATTTTGTACCAAACTATGACGATAGAGAGGTCGAACCAGATGTTTTGCCTAGCCGTGTGCCAAATTTATTATTAAACGGCTCAAGCGGTATCGCTGTTGGTATGGCGACAAATATCCCACCACACAGTCTTGATGAGCTAATAGACGGTCTTTTACTACTTCTTGAAAACAAAGAGGCGACACTTGAAGAGGTGATGGAATTTATAAAAGGTCCAGACTTCCCAACTGGCGGTATCATCTTTGGTAAAAAGGGCATCATAGAGGCCTACCGCACAGGTCGTGGCAGGGTCAAACTAAGAGCAAAAACCCACATAGAAAAAAAGCCAAATAAAGATGTGATCGTCATCGACGAGCTACCATATCAAACAAACAAAGCTAGGCTTATCGAGCAGATCGCTGAGCTTGTAAAAGATAAACAGATAGAGGGCATTAGCGAGGTTAGAGATGAGTCTGATAAAGACGGTATTCGCGTAGTTATCGAGCTAAAACGCGACGCAATGAGCGACATCGTGCTAAATAACCTATTTAAATCAACCACGATGGAGAGCACTTTTGGCGTTATTATGCTTGCTATTAATAACAAAGAGCCAAAGGTATTTAACCTTATTGAGCTACTTAAGCTATTTTTAAATCACAGAAAAACAGTTATCATTAGAAGGACTATATTTGAGCTTGAAAAAGCGCGCGCAAGAGCCCACATCTTAGAGGGTCTAAAGATCGCACTTGATAATATCGACGAGGTGATCGAACTTATTAGAAATAGTGCCGATACAGCGGTTGCTAGAGAAGGGCTGATGAGTAAATTTAACCTCTCAGAGCTTCAAGCAAACGCTATCCTAGATATGAGGCTAAGCAAGCTAACGGGTCTTGAGCGCGAGAAACTAGAGGCTGAGCTGGCCGAGCTTATGGCTGAGATCGCAAGACTTGATGAAATTTTAAAAAGCGAGACATTGCTTGAAAATTTGATCAAAGAAGAGCTTCTTGAGATCAAAAATAAATTTAAAGTACCAAGAGTTACTGAGATCGTTGATGACTACGATGACATCGATATCGAAGACCTCATACCAAATGAAAATATGGTTGTAACCATAACTCACCGCGGCTACATCAAGCGTGTGCCAAGCAAGCAGTACGAGAAGCAAAAACGCGGTGGCAAGGGCAAAGTAGCGGTCACGACATACGATGATGACTTTATAGAGAGCTTCTTTACTTCAAATACCCACGATACGCTTATGTTTGTGACTGACCGCGGACAGCTCTACTGGCTAAAAGTCTATAAGATCCCAGAGGGAAGCCGCACAGCAAAGGGCAAAGCAGTTGTAAATTTGATCCAGTTGCAGCCTGATGAGAAGATCAAAGCGATCATCCCAACGACCGACTTTGACGAGAGCAAATCGCTAGCGTTCTTCACTAAAAATGGCATCGTAAAACGTACAAATTTAAGTGAGTTTAAAAACATCCGCTCAGTCGGCGTAAGAGCGATAAGCCTTGATGAGAACGACGAGCTAGTAACTGCACTCATCGCTCAAACATACGATGATATGCCAGTGACTGACCCAGAAAATGAGCTAAGCGTTGAGACAGAGGTGCTTGAGATAGAAGAGCTTCAAAATGAGATCGACGAAGATAATGTAAATGCCGAAGAGGACGCAAACTCAAGCGATGAGACAATGCTATTTGTCGTTACTAAAAAGGGTATGTGCCTTAAATTTAAGATCAGCAAAGTTCGCCAAATGGGAAGAACTGCACGCGGCGTAACTGGTATCAAATTTAAAGAGCCAGGCGATGAGGTCGTAGGCGCAGCAGTCATCGAAAGCAATGATCAAGAAATTTTAAGCATATCTCAAAAAGGTATCGGCAAGCGCACAACCGCTGATGAGTACCGCTTGACAAATCGTGGCGGCAAAGGCGTCATCTGTATGAAACTAACAAGCAGAACAGGCGATCTAGTAGGCGTTGTGATGGTTGATGAAGAGCAAGATCTTATGGCTCTAACATCAAGCGGTAAGATGATAAGAGTCGATATGCAAAGCATCCGCAAAGCAGGACGTAACACAAGTGGCGTGATCGTAGTAAATGTCGATGGCGATGATGTCGTAAGTATCGCAAGATGCCCTAAGGCAGATGATGGCGAGGATGAGGAAGAAGCACCAAGCGAAGATATGGGGCTTTTGGAATAA
- a CDS encoding SseB family protein: MQEAMDKFLNEPSQQNEVNLIVALKKATFFAPVLLNQALAKPDGGVVYEEEGSNIKFILLEDESEKLSYFPAFTSKEAMKLWRNDSEQESIEIGLKEYLAMLKESSYAGVVIDAFSYDFILKKEQIVRILD, translated from the coding sequence ATGCAAGAAGCAATGGATAAATTTTTAAATGAACCCAGCCAGCAAAATGAGGTAAATTTGATAGTGGCTTTAAAAAAGGCTACTTTTTTTGCTCCGGTGCTTTTAAACCAAGCGCTTGCAAAGCCTGACGGTGGCGTAGTTTATGAGGAGGAGGGCTCAAATATCAAATTTATCCTACTTGAAGATGAGAGCGAGAAGCTTAGCTATTTTCCGGCATTTACAAGCAAAGAGGCGATGAAGCTTTGGCGAAATGACAGTGAGCAAGAGAGCATTGAGATAGGCCTAAAAGAGTATCTTGCGATGCTAAAAGAGAGTAGCTACGCTGGTGTCGTGATAGATGCTTTTAGCTATGATTTTATTCTTAAAAAAGAGCAGATAGTAAGAATTTTAGACTAA
- the gmhA gene encoding D-sedoheptulose 7-phosphate isomerase, whose translation MLKTMIKNELETHQRTFSEHVNLLDSLERACQMVADTLKNGKKVLICGNGGSAADAQHFAAELTGRYKSERQPLPGIALTTDTSALTAIGNDYGFDYVFSRQFEALAQSGDLLVAISTSGNSKNVLEAIKSAKKMGASVLGLSGKGGGAMNEGCDLNLVVSSSDTARIQESHIFFIHTICQAVDEAFRG comes from the coding sequence ATGCTAAAAACAATGATAAAAAATGAACTCGAGACTCACCAAAGGACCTTTAGCGAGCATGTAAATTTACTTGATAGCCTAGAGCGCGCTTGCCAGATGGTAGCTGATACGCTAAAAAATGGCAAAAAGGTGCTAATATGCGGCAACGGTGGCTCTGCGGCAGATGCTCAGCACTTTGCAGCCGAGCTAACTGGCAGATATAAAAGCGAGCGCCAGCCACTACCTGGTATCGCGCTAACCACTGATACTTCGGCACTTACGGCCATTGGCAATGACTACGGCTTTGACTATGTCTTTTCACGTCAGTTTGAGGCCTTAGCGCAGTCTGGTGACTTGCTCGTGGCGATCTCAACAAGTGGCAATAGCAAAAACGTCCTTGAAGCTATAAAAAGTGCCAAGAAAATGGGCGCATCAGTGCTTGGACTTAGCGGCAAAGGCGGCGGTGCGATGAATGAAGGGTGTGATCTAAATTTAGTCGTTAGTTCAAGCGATACCGCAAGGATACAAGAGTCGCACATATTTTTTATTCACACGATCTGCCAGGCTGTAGACGAGGCTTTTAGGGGTTAA
- the rfaE1 gene encoding D-glycero-beta-D-manno-heptose-7-phosphate kinase: MAKKVKILVVGDLMLDHYIWGSCERISPEAPVQVVKINNETYTLGGAGNVVRNLLSLGANVSVASVLGDDEAGKKIKEKLAELNVKDELILTEKGRESSIKSRIMASHQQVVRIDKESVVKINLEDELILKVKENLANFKAVLLSDYGKGVLSEKVCQEIINECVKLKIPVLIDPKGSDYSKYKNATLLTPNKKEASEATNLKIKDKAELEKAIKQLKDELNLTYSIITISEEGIALYDDRLHIFAAKAKEVFDVTGAGDTVLATLGYMLANGADIKEAIKIANLAAAVVVAKIGSATASFSEIEQLLNSSFGANFEHKLKSVEELEEILSQKDKKKIVFTNGCFDILHAGHVKYLARARELGDLLVVGLNSDASVKRLKGEARPINSQDDRACVLSGLGFVDYVVIFDEDTPLNLITKIKPDVLVKGADYKDKEVVGSEIVKEVRLIDFVEGKSTTGIIKRIKDAKNNDKK; this comes from the coding sequence ATGGCTAAAAAAGTTAAAATTTTAGTCGTTGGCGATCTCATGCTAGATCACTACATCTGGGGCAGTTGCGAGCGCATCTCGCCTGAAGCGCCAGTGCAGGTTGTTAAGATAAATAACGAAACCTATACGCTTGGTGGCGCTGGCAATGTGGTGAGAAATTTACTTTCCCTTGGCGCGAACGTGAGCGTGGCTAGCGTCTTAGGCGATGATGAGGCTGGCAAAAAGATAAAAGAGAAGCTTGCTGAGCTAAATGTAAAAGATGAGCTAATCCTTACCGAAAAAGGGCGTGAAAGCTCGATAAAAAGCCGTATTATGGCATCCCACCAGCAAGTTGTCAGGATCGATAAAGAGAGCGTCGTCAAGATAAATTTAGAAGATGAGCTCATCTTAAAAGTAAAAGAAAACCTTGCAAATTTCAAGGCTGTCTTGTTAAGTGACTACGGCAAAGGCGTGCTTAGCGAAAAGGTCTGCCAAGAGATAATAAACGAGTGCGTGAAGCTAAAGATCCCAGTACTTATCGATCCAAAAGGTAGTGACTACTCAAAATACAAAAACGCAACTCTTCTAACGCCAAATAAAAAAGAGGCGAGCGAGGCTACAAATTTAAAGATAAAAGACAAAGCTGAGCTTGAAAAGGCGATAAAACAGCTAAAAGACGAGCTAAATTTGACCTATTCGATTATCACAATCTCAGAAGAGGGTATCGCGCTATATGATGACAGGCTACACATCTTTGCTGCTAAAGCAAAAGAGGTCTTTGACGTCACTGGCGCTGGGGATACGGTGCTAGCTACACTTGGCTACATGCTAGCAAACGGGGCTGATATAAAAGAGGCGATAAAGATAGCAAACCTTGCAGCAGCCGTCGTCGTGGCTAAGATAGGTAGCGCAACGGCTAGCTTTAGCGAGATCGAGCAGCTGCTAAATAGCTCGTTTGGGGCAAATTTCGAGCACAAGCTTAAAAGCGTTGAGGAGTTAGAAGAAATTTTGAGCCAAAAGGACAAAAAAAAGATCGTTTTCACAAATGGCTGCTTTGATATCTTGCACGCTGGGCACGTAAAATACCTAGCGCGCGCAAGGGAGCTTGGCGATCTTTTGGTTGTCGGGCTAAACTCAGACGCTTCAGTTAAGAGGCTAAAAGGCGAGGCTAGACCTATAAACTCGCAAGATGATAGAGCCTGCGTGCTAAGTGGGCTTGGATTTGTTGATTATGTCGTGATTTTTGATGAGGATACGCCATTAAATTTGATAACAAAGATAAAGCCTGACGTGCTTGTAAAAGGGGCTGATTATAAAGACAAAGAGGTCGTTGGCAGCGAGATCGTAAAAGAGGTCAGGCTAATTGACTTTGTCGAGGGCAAAAGCACAACAGGGATAATAAAAAGGATAAAAGATGCTAAAAACAATGATAAAAAATGA
- the rfaD gene encoding ADP-glyceromanno-heptose 6-epimerase, translating into MNLNGKKIVITGGAGFIGSALAHYFDENYKDAHVLVVDKFRNDETFSNGNLKSFGHFKNLLGFKGEIYAGDINDESTLEKIKSFRPDVIYHEAAISDTTVKEQDELIKTNVNAFVNLLDICESLGAKIIYASSGATYGNAKSPQTVGECEAPNNVYGFSKLSMDNINKIYAKRGVSVVGLRYFNVFGKGEFFKNKTASMVLQFGLQILAGKTPRLFEGSDQIKRDFVYIKDIIDANIKALDAPSGVYNAATGKARSFQDIADILQREIGVNLGNEYIKNPFIGSYQFHTEADVAPAREAFGFSATWSLEEAIKDYLPEIKRIYKEELNG; encoded by the coding sequence ATGAATTTAAATGGAAAAAAGATAGTTATAACTGGTGGCGCTGGCTTTATCGGCTCAGCTTTGGCGCATTATTTTGATGAAAATTACAAAGACGCTCACGTGCTTGTCGTGGATAAATTTAGAAACGACGAGACATTTAGCAATGGCAACCTAAAAAGCTTTGGCCATTTTAAAAATTTACTTGGATTTAAGGGTGAAATTTACGCTGGCGATATCAACGATGAGAGCACGCTTGAGAAGATAAAGAGCTTTCGTCCAGACGTCATCTATCACGAGGCAGCGATTTCTGATACAACCGTAAAAGAGCAAGACGAGCTAATAAAAACAAACGTAAACGCTTTTGTAAATTTGCTTGATATCTGCGAGAGTTTGGGTGCAAAGATAATTTACGCTAGCTCAGGCGCCACTTATGGCAACGCAAAGAGCCCACAAACAGTTGGTGAGTGCGAAGCGCCAAATAACGTCTATGGCTTTAGCAAACTAAGCATGGATAATATCAATAAAATTTACGCAAAGCGTGGCGTGAGCGTGGTTGGGCTGAGGTATTTTAACGTCTTTGGCAAGGGTGAGTTTTTCAAAAATAAAACCGCTTCGATGGTACTTCAGTTTGGCTTACAAATTTTAGCTGGCAAGACTCCAAGACTCTTTGAAGGCAGCGACCAGATCAAACGTGACTTTGTTTACATAAAAGATATCATTGATGCAAATATAAAAGCACTTGACGCGCCAAGTGGCGTCTATAACGCAGCTACTGGCAAAGCAAGGAGCTTTCAAGATATCGCTGACATCTTGCAGCGTGAGATCGGCGTAAATTTAGGCAACGAATACATCAAAAACCCATTTATCGGCTCATATCAGTTTCACACAGAGGCCGACGTAGCACCAGCTCGTGAGGCATTTGGCTTTAGTGCAACTTGGAGTCTGGAAGAAGCGATCAAAGACTACTTGCCAGAGATAAAGAGAATTTATAAGGAAGAGCTAAATGGCTAA
- the gmhB gene encoding D-glycero-beta-D-manno-heptose 1,7-bisphosphate 7-phosphatase, which produces MNKNEPIKALFLDRDGVINEDAGYVYEIKDFKFIDGVFDALRGFAKAGYKLFVVTNQSGIGRGYYTQEQFDTLNKFMLEIFKKEQIFITKVYFCPHAPEADCACRKPNPKMILDAKDEFNIDIKNSLMIGDKPSDVEAGKRAGVGRNFLLDGINFKDVRDVLNKLKKEKSL; this is translated from the coding sequence ATGAATAAAAATGAGCCTATTAAAGCACTTTTTCTAGATCGAGACGGCGTAATAAACGAAGATGCTGGATATGTTTACGAGATAAAAGATTTTAAATTTATCGATGGCGTTTTTGATGCTTTAAGAGGATTTGCCAAGGCTGGCTACAAGCTCTTTGTCGTGACAAATCAATCAGGCATCGGCAGGGGCTACTACACGCAGGAGCAGTTTGATACTCTAAATAAATTTATGCTTGAAATTTTCAAAAAAGAGCAAATTTTTATCACCAAAGTCTACTTTTGCCCACACGCTCCAGAGGCGGATTGCGCTTGCAGAAAACCAAATCCAAAAATGATACTTGATGCAAAGGATGAGTTTAATATAGATATTAAAAACTCGCTCATGATAGGCGATAAGCCAAGCGACGTCGAGGCTGGCAAAAGAGCAGGTGTTGGTAGAAATTTCTTGCTTGATGGGATAAATTTTAAAGATGTAAGAGATGTTTTAAATAAGCTAAAAAAGGAAAAATCACTATGA
- a CDS encoding c-type cytochrome, with translation MKKLLIVSSVAALLSTAAFAADGAAIYKKCIACHGAKAEKMFNNKVPALTSLDAAAIEEALKGYKTGANKFGLGAMMKPIATPMSDEDAKAVAEYIQTLK, from the coding sequence ATGAAAAAATTACTAATTGTTTCTAGCGTTGCGGCTCTACTTTCAACTGCTGCCTTTGCTGCAGATGGTGCTGCTATCTACAAAAAATGCATCGCCTGTCATGGCGCAAAAGCTGAAAAAATGTTCAATAATAAAGTTCCAGCTTTAACATCTCTTGATGCAGCAGCTATCGAAGAGGCACTAAAGGGTTATAAAACAGGAGCAAATAAATTTGGTCTTGGCGCTATGATGAAACCAATAGCTACTCCAATGAGCGACGAAGATGCAAAAGCAGTAGCTGAATACATCCAAACTTTAAAATAA